One Mycolicibacterium sarraceniae genomic window carries:
- the gatB gene encoding Asp-tRNA(Asn)/Glu-tRNA(Gln) amidotransferase subunit GatB — MTAATQADLLDYDDVVARFDPVLGLEVHVELSTATKMFCPCSTTFGAEPNTQVCPVCLGLPGALPVLNAAAVESAIRIGLALNCSIAPWSRFARKNYFYPDQPKNYQISQYDEPIAFDGYLEVPLDDGTTFRVAIERAHMEEDTGKLTHLGGDTGRIHGATTSLLDVNRAGVPLIEIVTKPIEGAGERAPEVARAYVTALRDLLRGLGVSDVRMDQGSLRCDANVSLRPIGQAEFGTRTETKNVNSLKSVEVAVRYEMRRQAAVLTDGGTIRQETRHFDEAGFTSPGRDKETAEDYRYFPEPDLEPVAPSEETVERLRATIPELPWLSRKRIQDEWGVSDEVMRDLVNNGAVDLVTATVAAGASSESARAWWGNFLVQKANEAGVELDALAITPAQVAKVIALVDEGTLSNKLARQVIEGVLAGEGEPDQVMADRGLALVRDDSLIQAAVNEALEAHPDIAEKIRGGKVQAAGAIVGAVMKATKGQADAARVRELVMAACGQS; from the coding sequence ATGACTGCCGCAACGCAGGCCGACCTGCTCGATTACGACGATGTCGTCGCCCGTTTCGACCCGGTGCTCGGTCTGGAGGTGCACGTCGAGCTGTCGACGGCCACCAAGATGTTCTGCCCCTGCTCGACGACGTTCGGCGCCGAGCCCAACACCCAGGTGTGCCCGGTCTGCTTGGGCCTGCCGGGTGCGCTGCCGGTGCTCAACGCGGCCGCCGTCGAATCGGCCATCCGGATCGGCTTGGCACTGAACTGCTCGATCGCCCCGTGGTCGCGGTTCGCGCGGAAGAATTACTTCTACCCCGACCAACCGAAGAACTACCAGATCTCGCAGTACGACGAGCCGATCGCGTTCGACGGCTACCTCGAGGTCCCGCTGGACGACGGCACCACCTTCCGCGTCGCCATCGAGCGGGCGCATATGGAGGAGGACACCGGCAAGCTCACCCACCTGGGCGGCGACACCGGCCGCATCCACGGTGCGACCACCTCGCTGCTGGACGTCAACCGGGCCGGGGTGCCGCTGATCGAGATCGTCACCAAGCCGATCGAAGGCGCTGGGGAGCGGGCCCCTGAGGTTGCCCGCGCCTATGTGACCGCGCTGCGCGATCTGCTGCGCGGGCTCGGCGTCTCCGATGTGCGAATGGATCAGGGTTCGTTGCGCTGCGACGCCAACGTATCGCTACGCCCGATCGGCCAGGCCGAATTCGGTACCCGCACCGAAACCAAGAACGTCAACTCGCTCAAGAGCGTCGAGGTGGCGGTCCGCTACGAAATGCGCCGTCAGGCAGCCGTTCTCACCGACGGCGGCACGATCCGCCAGGAGACCCGGCACTTCGACGAGGCGGGCTTCACCTCACCCGGCCGTGACAAGGAAACCGCCGAGGATTATCGGTACTTCCCCGAGCCCGACCTGGAGCCGGTGGCGCCCAGCGAGGAAACGGTAGAGCGCCTGCGCGCGACCATCCCCGAGCTTCCATGGTTGTCGCGCAAGCGAATTCAGGATGAGTGGGGTGTCTCCGACGAGGTGATGCGCGACCTGGTCAACAACGGTGCGGTCGACTTGGTGACCGCGACCGTCGCGGCCGGCGCATCCAGCGAATCGGCTCGGGCCTGGTGGGGAAACTTCCTGGTGCAGAAGGCCAATGAAGCTGGCGTCGAACTCGATGCGCTGGCCATCACACCGGCCCAGGTCGCCAAGGTCATCGCCCTGGTCGACGAGGGCACGCTCTCGAACAAGCTGGCTCGCCAGGTGATCGAGGGTGTGCTGGCCGGTGAGGGCGAGCCCGACCAGGTGATGGCCGACCGCGGCCTGGCCCTGGTGCGCGATGACTCACTGATTCAGGCCGCCGTCAATGAAGCGCTCGAGGCTCATCCCGATATCGCCGAGAAGATCCGCGGCGGCAAGGTGCAGGCCGCCGGTGCGATCGTGGGTGCGGTGATGAAGGCGACCAAGGGTCAAGCCGACGCCGCGCGGGTGCGCGAATTGGTGATGGCGGCCTGCGGGCAGAGCTAA